A region from the Branchiostoma lanceolatum isolate klBraLanc5 chromosome 2, klBraLanc5.hap2, whole genome shotgun sequence genome encodes:
- the LOC136428023 gene encoding lysosomal proton-coupled steroid conjugate and bile acid symporter SLC46A3-like, with product MAVSVFAWLRKYLTVEPVMLLYMTGAFLQFPIQQQLVYQKICLQKYNDTVLCSNISAYDAEEKFVESKASAYLLYLNIANVIPSVMVLFFLGSWTDKFGRKTAMVLPSVGALISATNLIIQSTYIYAALPYLFIGSIVSGLTGGYACVLMTTYTYITDITDSTTRTWRIGILEAMTGLGATIGSAVGGVMVDNLGFMPVFALYLVLNAVSIVYVVLWLKETVQKNPGSIQDQADDSAGGKITGLLNIENVKMWGRVICKQRKNRGRAHIILLIFGFFLSIMVYMGWSDIGFLFVKYQLGSQWSSTMYGAFVAVGGVLVFVGLSVFLPLMSRCLSDTKLGQVGMLSRAANNIMLAFTTTVWMLFLAPVVGMLSGFGAASMRSLLSKEVEATEKGALFSVVSSVEVLSQLLASVLFNNLYPATLSFFPGFCFILMGASLIIPMVILQWLEMDIKRTRSYSTLQEEGNELDGSPDTRRSEDVHDTHQSPAHQHVELDIQRT from the exons ATGGCAGTGTCCGTGTTTGCCTGGCTGCGGAAGTACCTGACAGTAGAGCCAGTAATGCTACTGTACATGACTGGTGCATTCCTGCAGTTTCCGATACAGCAGCAACTGGTCTACCAGAAGATCTGCCTACAGAAGTACAACGACACCGTACTTTGCAGCAACATAAGCGCATATGATGCAGAGGAGAAGTTCGTAGAGTCAAAGGCGTCTGCTTATCTCTTGTACCTGAACATTGCGAATGTCATCCCATCGGTGATGGTCTTGTTTTTCCTGGGATCGTGGACGGACAAGTTCGGACGTAAAACCGCCATGGTCCTGCCGTCCGTAGGAGCCCTAATAAGTGCAACAAACCTCATCATTCAATCTACGTACATCTACGCTGCTCTACCATACCTCTTTATCGGATCCATCGTATCAGGCTTAACGGGAGGCTACGCCTGCGTCCTGATGACCACCTACACGTACATCACCGACATCACCGATAGCACCACGCGCACGTGGCGGATCGGCATCCTGGAGGCCATGACAGGTCTGGGGGCAACCATCGGATCCGCTGTGGGGGGAGTCATGGTGGACAATCTTGGCTTCATGCCTGTTTTTGCCCTCTACCTTGTCCTGAACGCTGTCTCAATAGTCTACGTTGTGCTTTGGCTGAAAGAAACAGTACAGAAAAATCCAGGCAGCATCCAGGATCAGGCAGATGACTCTGCAGGGGGTAAGATAACTGGGCTTCTCAACATAGAGAACGTGAAGATGTGGGGACGAGTCATTTGTAAGCAGAGGAAGAACAGGGGACGAGCACACATCATTCTGCTGATCTTTGGATTCTTCTTAAGCATTATGGTGTATATGG GCTGGAGTGACATCGGGTTCCTGTTTGTGAAGTACCAGCTGGGTTCACAGTGGAGCAGCACCATGTATGGGGCCTTCGTAGCTGTTGGCGGAGTCCTGGTG TTTGTAGGACTTTCTGTGTTCCTGCCTCTGATGTCACGTTGTCTGAGTGACACCAAGCTGGGCCAGGTGGGAATGCTGTCCAGGGCTGCAAACAACATCATGCTGGCCTTCACAACAACTGTTTGGATGCTTTTCCTAG CTCCTGTAGTTGGAATGCTTTCTGGATTTGGTGCTGCCTCAATGCGATCCCTCTTGTCCAAAGAAGTTGAAGCCACAGAAAAAG GTGCACTATTTTCTGTGGTGTCATCAGTGGAGGTGCTCAGTCAGCTGCTGGCCAGTGTACTGTTCAACAACCTGTATCCCGCCACACTCAGCTTCTTCCCTGGCTTCTGCTTCATACTGATGGGGGCATCTCTTATCATTCCTATGGTTATACTACA GTGGCTGGAGATGGACATAAAGCGCACCCGGTCCTACTCAACCCTTCAGGAGGAAG GGAATGAGTTGGATGGATCCCCTGACACCAGACGGTCTGAGGATGTACATGACACTCATCAGTCCCCAGCACATCAACATGTTGAACTAGACATCCAACGAACATAG
- the LOC136428022 gene encoding uncharacterized protein C8orf76 homolog: protein MEDFGGLSFDDSLFCGGNVRESRRLVSYNYAKICEEGWFTQNVALHQKADVERLDVQKFSADQLYYQRDYSRALVIYRDMLGSIPPSNATVRRDVEEAIARCSLNLGEADAALDIALDMNKSVNPNNPDQQTVVWSLLRDVYKQMGKAQEYMRIQQDLVTLHPQNAHCWLELSDLYQKRAVLQRRGNTASKPLLAENSQIDTLLGNRTDKRQDDQKKAHSCVNRDTQWSFIQSGNSENSSDTCGEEKLLSCERKVLDLELRDGCGEGQREDCLTCACLIQARVLLQETERGCTSFCRQKNKKLQANILRQLADMGVPEHVVTEATKFLENRNEADTNIDTKSSDDPLEEQQDTFEDRWLSWASCLQMG, encoded by the exons ATGGAAGACTTTGGTGGTTTGTCTTTTGACGACTCGTTGTTCTGCGGTGGAAATGTGAGAGAAAGTCGCAGACTTGTGTCGTACAATTATGCCAAGATATGCGAGGAAGGA TGGTTCACTCAAAATGTAGCACTACACCAGAAGGCTGATGTGGAGAGACTAGATGTGCAGAAGTTTTCTGCAGACCAGCTGTACTACCAGAGGGACTACAGCAGGGCCTTGGTCATCTATAGAGACATGCTGGGGTCTATTCCACCAAGTAATGCCACAGTCAGGAGAGATGTGGAGGAGGCTATAGCAAGGTGTAGTCTCAACCTGGGGGAAGCTGATGCTGCTTTGGATATTGCACTAGACATG AATAAATCAGTCAATCCCAACAACCCAGACCAGCAGACAGTCGTGTGGAGTCTACTTAGGGATGTCTATAAACAGATGGGGAAGGCACAAG AATACATGAGGATTCAACAAGACCTGGTCACCTTGCACCCACAAAATGCACACTGTTGGTTAGAACTCAGTGACCTCTACCAGAAAAGAGCAGTACTGCAGCGCAGAGGAAATACCGCATCCAAACCTTTGCTTGCTGAAAATAGCCAAATTGACACTCTCTTGGGAAATAGGACTGATAAAAGACAAGATGACCAAAAGAAAGCACATTCCTGTGTGAATCGTGACACTCAATGGAGTTTTATACAAAGTGGAAATAGTGAAAACAGTTCTGATACATGTGGAGAAGAGAAGTTGTTATCCTGTGAAAGGAAGGTGCTTGATTTAGAGCTCAGGGATGGATGTGGTGAAGGACAGAGAGAGGATTGCCTCACTTGTGCTTGTCTGATTCAGGCCAG GGTTCTACTGCAGGAGACTGAGAGAGGCTGCACCTCCTTTTGTAGGCAGAAGAACAAGAAACTTCAGGCCAACATCTTAAGACAACTTGCAGACATGGGTGTCCCTGAGCATGTAGTCACAGAGGCTACCAAG TTCCTTGAAAATAGAAATGAAGCAGATACTAACATTGATACG